In one window of Myxococcus virescens DNA:
- a CDS encoding transposase, which translates to RIRKRIEEVWGWMKTVGGFRKTRFKGRERTEMAAYLVGAAYNLVRMARLAAA; encoded by the coding sequence AGCGGATACGGAAACGAATAGAAGAAGTCTGGGGCTGGATGAAGACGGTGGGCGGCTTCCGCAAGACGCGTTTCAAAGGCAGGGAGCGGACGGAGATGGCGGCCTACCTGGTGGGCGCCGCGTACAACCTGGTGCGGATGGCGCGGCTGGCTGCCGCATAG